A region of the Pseudarthrobacter sp. MM222 genome:
CTGCCGTTCGGCCAAGAGGCTCGGTGACGCGGCCGCGGTGCAATGGCTTGGACGCGTTTCCTTCAGCCTGTACCTAGTGCACCTTCCGATCATCCTGGCCGGCGTCACCTTGCTGCGCTCCGTCTCGCTTCCGCTGGCGCTCGCCGTCTCCGTGGCCGCCTCGTTCGTGGCGGCCGAACTGTTCTACCGCTACGTGGAACAACCCTCCCACCGGCTTTCGGTGGCCGCGGGGCGCGCGGTGGGCCGCCGGATCCGCAGCGCCGCCCGCCCGGAATCCCGCTACGGGCCACCCGTCCGGGCGATGGCGGAGGCGATGTCGGGACACCGCGGGTAGGGGCTCGGCTGGCTCACCAGGACGATGAGTACGGCTCGGCCCAAAGGGCCGCCGTCAGGGTGACGGCCTTGCACCACGCCTGGTACATCGCCTCCACCTCATCAGCGTCCGCGCCCTGCTCGGCGAGGAAAGGTCGGATCGTGACCGTCAACGGGACGATGAAAGCGATGATGTAGCGCAGGTTGATCTCGGACGCCGTCGAACCCACGCCGTCGGTGCGGTTCTTCTTCTCTGCCGTGTGGCGGAGGGCAATCTCATGCTGGTAGTCAAGCCACTGCTGATCCCGGTCGCGTGAACACGTGTCCTTGATCCACTGGGCGAATCTGGACCGCACGGCTTCAAGATAGTCCGGATTCGCCGTTCCGTCCGCACCGGCGAAACTGGCAATAAGGAAATCGTGGCTGCCAACAAAGCCGTACCAGACGTCGAGGATGCGATCCGTTTGAGGTCCAAGAATCTCGCCCGCCCGCCGCAGCGCGCTCGCGTCATCCTGGGTCCACAGGACAGCCGCTTCGAGCCGGGCGAGGTCTGCGAGGGACACGGGGCTCGGGGCGAGGGACTCGCTGCCGAAGGTGTAGCCGGGGATGGAAGGCATGATGCCACCTTTCGCAAGGAACCATTCCCATGAAAGCACTAGCCGGCACCGGCGTACAGAGGCCCTGCATAGGTCCTCTCAGCCGGAGCAGGGGAGCGCTGGCACCGGCCGCAAACGCCGACGGCGGGAACCACGTTTCGGTGGTTCCCGCCATCGGCAGTAGTTCTGTGGCTGTAGTTGAACTGTGACTGCGCCGGCGCCAGCCAGCGCCGCCGGGGTGGGCTACCGTGTGCGGTTCGTGCGGCCCTTGGTAAGGATCAGGGCCAGGGCCACCATGCCGACGCCGAGCAGCAGGTGCAGGACGTTGTCAAAGCCGTTCAGCGGCACGAAGTTCCCGGCCGAATCCTGGGGCACGACCAGCCCGTACACGAACAGGACGAGATAGATGATGCCGCCGTAGAGCAGGAAGGAACGTGCACCGGCCGCTGACCGGGCCAGCGCGAGGCCGGCGGCGCCGAAAAGCAGGTGGACGATGTTGTGCAGGGCCGAGACCTGGAAGAGGCCAAGCAGCAGGGCCTCGGAGTGGTGTCCCGCGAAGTGCAGCTGGTCGTAGTTGGCGGTGATTCCCGGCACGAAGCCCAGGACGCCGACCAGCAGGAACACGGCACCCACAACCATCGATGCCTTCTGGACGTTGGTGCGGGTTGCCCTGCCGGTGCTGGTGTGTGTTGCCATAGTGATCTCCTGGATGCGGTTTGAGTCTCCGGATCGGCCGGTTCACATTGCCCGCCGACCCAAAGGTGATGTCAGTTATTCGGGCGTTGCCGCATGTCGGATGGGTTATGGGCAAAAACTTCCGGAAATTACTCCGGACTTTTGGCGGGCGCACCCCCCCCGGGGGTCTTAAGCTGCAGCCGGCCGCCTGTGTTACGGGTGCCGGCAGGCACTATCTAGCCCGCCAAGAGTGAAGCAAAATGGCTGAATGAAAAAGGTCGTTATAGCGGGTTTGGCAGCCGTAACCTTGGGGTTCGGCGGAATCACCGTGGCAGTCCCGAGCAACGCGGCTGCCCCGTCATCACCCATCGCGGGGCAAATCATGGTCAAATTCCGCGACAATGGCTCGGCTGCCGGCGTGCTGCGCCAGCACGGCCTCAGGGAGGGCCCTGGTATCGGCAGCACCGGCGCTCAACTCATCAACGTACCGGCCGGCAGGGAAGTCCGGCTCATCGCAGCATTAAGCCGGAACCCCGCCGTCGAGTACGCCGAGCCGGACGAGCCGGTGACTGCCGCTACAACTGACGAGTACTTCCCGCGCCAGTACGCTCTGCAAAACAACGGCCAACCATTCACCAACACCGCCAGCACCTTGTCTGTAGCCGGGGGCACAGCGGACGCTGATGTGGACGCCGTCGAAGCGTGGAACGTCACGACGGGTACCGGCATCAAAGTCGCCGTGCTTGATTCAGGTGTCGCCAGCGACAACGGCGACATCACACAAAAGGTTGTTGCACGCGCCAACTTCAGCAATGGGAAACCCGGTGAAGACAACTATGGGCACGGCACGCACGTGGCCGGCATTGTCGCCGCCACCGCCAACAACACGATTGGCGTTGCCGGCGTGTGTCCGGGATGCACCATCCTGGACGGCAAGGTCCTCAATGACAGCGGCGTCGGGTCCAGCTCAGCCCTGGCGAACGGCATCAACTGGGCCGTCAGCAACGGTGCGAAGGTTATCAACATGAGCCTCGGAGTGCGGGCGTCACGCACCCTCGAAACTGCCGTCAACAACGCCTGGAGCAAGGGTGTGGTGCTGGTTGCCGCGGCAGGCAACGGCGGTGGCCAGACCAAGATCTACCCGGGCGCTTACCCCAACGTCATTGCCGTCGCCGCGACCGACAACACCGACGCCAAAGCATCGTTCTCAACCTACGGAGCCAGCTGGGTGGACGTCGCAGCACCCGGAGTCAACGTCTACTCCACGTTCCCGAACCACACGTTTGTCCTCGGGACGCAGAACAACCGCTCTTTCGGTTACGACGTCGGCAACGGCACCTCGATGTCCGCACCCATCGTCGCTGCCACTGCCGCGCTTGCCTGGAGCTCCCACACCGGCGCCACGAACACGTCCGTCCGGGCCAACGTCGAATCAACCGCCGACAAGATTTCCGGGACCGGCACCTACTGGAAACACGGCCGCGTGAACGCCAACAACGCTGTTAGGTAGCCGCGGCTTATGGCCTGTCGCCGATGCCCGGAGACAGCACGTTGAGGCCGGCGTCCACCGCGGCGGCCAGCAGTTCGGCGTCGTAGGCAATCAGGAAGTCTGCCTGCAGCCGGATGGCCGCCGCCAGATGGATGGCATCTGCGCTCCGCAAACCGCCGGGCAGGGCGGCCGCGTACATAAGGTCCGAGCGCGCCAGATCCACCAGGTTGATCCCACGGAGTACTGCATTGACCAGCCCGCCGGGCAGCCCGCGCCGGTGCGCAGCGCAATGAAGTTCCGTGTAGAGCAGCATGGACGCCACCGGCTTGTCACCGCGGGCCGCCGCTACCGAAAGGTACTCGGCAACAGCGGATGATTCCGTCTCCTCAGCACGAGTTTGAGGACAGCGGACGTGTCCATGTAGATGATCAACGGTCCCCGCGGAGGTCGGCCAGGATTTCGGCTGTGCCGGAGGCCTTCTGGATGCGCCGCAGCGACTCTACAGCTGCTTCGGATTAGGATCGCGCT
Encoded here:
- a CDS encoding protoglobin domain-containing protein codes for the protein MPSIPGYTFGSESLAPSPVSLADLARLEAAVLWTQDDASALRRAGEILGPQTDRILDVWYGFVGSHDFLIASFAGADGTANPDYLEAVRSRFAQWIKDTCSRDRDQQWLDYQHEIALRHTAEKKNRTDGVGSTASEINLRYIIAFIVPLTVTIRPFLAEQGADADEVEAMYQAWCKAVTLTAALWAEPYSSSW
- a CDS encoding DUF4383 domain-containing protein — protein: MATHTSTGRATRTNVQKASMVVGAVFLLVGVLGFVPGITANYDQLHFAGHHSEALLLGLFQVSALHNIVHLLFGAAGLALARSAAGARSFLLYGGIIYLVLFVYGLVVPQDSAGNFVPLNGFDNVLHLLLGVGMVALALILTKGRTNRTR
- a CDS encoding S8 family serine peptidase encodes the protein MKKVVIAGLAAVTLGFGGITVAVPSNAAAPSSPIAGQIMVKFRDNGSAAGVLRQHGLREGPGIGSTGAQLINVPAGREVRLIAALSRNPAVEYAEPDEPVTAATTDEYFPRQYALQNNGQPFTNTASTLSVAGGTADADVDAVEAWNVTTGTGIKVAVLDSGVASDNGDITQKVVARANFSNGKPGEDNYGHGTHVAGIVAATANNTIGVAGVCPGCTILDGKVLNDSGVGSSSALANGINWAVSNGAKVINMSLGVRASRTLETAVNNAWSKGVVLVAAAGNGGGQTKIYPGAYPNVIAVAATDNTDAKASFSTYGASWVDVAAPGVNVYSTFPNHTFVLGTQNNRSFGYDVGNGTSMSAPIVAATAALAWSSHTGATNTSVRANVESTADKISGTGTYWKHGRVNANNAVR